From the genome of Solanum lycopersicum chromosome 7, SLM_r2.1:
ttttaatatttttcaaattaagaaaaaaattgtatttgttATCGACTCTAGTCtagtatatacatgatatataAATCCATCTAAGAAGCATTGCCTTGAAAATTGGACTTTATCATTCCAAAATTAGCCTTTCTTGCATTTACCATTTTTATGAAATGGTTTAGTTCATAGACAACTTATAACTAATGAAGTACAAATGAAGGTTTACTACTAATACATcacttaaaagttgaaaaaactttagaaacatttttcttttgagtgTCACATCATTAATTACCACAAATAAAGTGTTTCACtatttttcccaatttaaatttatttagtaGAATAATTGTACTAAAGCAAAATTCCAAGAAAGGTAGAATTTCATAACCGTTTGTGCATGGATTTGGAttgaattgataaaaaaaaaaaaaaaaaggaagacaaTAAAGAAAGATGGTCCATTGTCCCCATTTGCCTTGCTTTTCTCACCTCACCAAAAAATAATTGCAAAAAAAcaaattcttataattttttctctAATGGCAAACATAATCTTATTAAACAAATAGTAATTTCTTATATTGGACCCTTATTTGTTCCTCATTTAAAGCAAACTAAAAAGATTATACAcctttcttcctttttattcatcatattttattttacgagaattaatctttaaaattaaaataaattaaattaaattaatattttaaatttaaattttttaaaaatatataaaacatatcaTAAGTTATAATCTTTCTcatattaatatcataaaaaaagatatattttaaaaaattaattaaaatttatgttatttaattctaaaaaaaatgaaacatgatgggtaaaaataaatgaaagagaatatttttcatataatcataGTGTTGTGAATTTGCTTATGTGCATCTTCACTAATTACCGAGATAACcattaacttcaaaaaaaaaataaaaaaattgtgtgttTGCTCCTCaaaattatacttttattacaattaatcaagattttttgtttttgttgttgattcCTGAAGGTTTTTATCAATCTTTCTCTATTCCCAATGCAAGAAAAGAACTTGTAGAAATATTACACAAGGGGGTGACACAATTTTTGCatattttcttgtgtttttctcttcttcttcactactactactactgaTGCAAGTCCCAATGGGGATAAAACTTTTTCAGCCTTTGTACATCACTActactttcttgatttttctttctttgattgTTGTTTTCCCTGTTTTAGCTGTTGATCCTTTTACACAAGGACTCTTGAGCTTAAAAACTGAAGTTCTTGATAATTCCAACAGTTTGAAAGATTGGATTTTGCCTTCTGCTTCAACTGATAAAATTTATGCATGTTCTTGGTCTGGTGTGAAATGTAATGAAAATTCTTCTTTGATTATTGGCTTGGATCTTTCTGTGAAAAATCTTGGTGGGATTCTGTCAGAGAATCAATTTAGTGTATTTTCAGACCTTGTTGAGCTGAATTTGAGTCATAACTCATTTTCTGAGAAACTCCCTGTTGGGATTTTCAAGTTGAGTAATTTGAGAAGCTTGGATATTAGCAGGAACAATTTTTCTGGTCATTTCCCAAGTGGGATATCAAATCTTCATTCTCTTGTCATTCTTGATGCTTTTAGTAACAGCTTCTCTGGTCCTTTGCCTAAAGATGCTTCACAAATTGAGTCACTCAAGGTACTGTTAGGGTTTGCTTTGTTTTTTGACAACTTTAATTTCTGCAACATAACACACTAACTAGCACCCACAGTGTAGTCTTGTTTATAGAGGAGAGTGATAGTTCTCTCCATAGTTTCTATACTTTTTTTAATGGTCAAAAACAAGTTTGAACTCTGTGAGTTTCACACTCTAACTATCAATTGTTCTCTTTTCCTGTTTGAATTATACTAACTAGTTGTGTACTAAAACGCACCTCAACTATGAGTTGTTCCTTTTTCCTTCCTGAATGAATAGGTCTATTTTAATACATAGATGGTGATAGTTCAGTTTTCCTTCCTCAATTATAGGTCTATTTTAATACATGGATGATAATAGTTCAGGTAAAAAAAGTGACAACTAATAGTTTGGATTCTGAAATTTgcggaaaagaaaaagatagtTTAGGCGTGTTTTTGACATTATATCTTTCTTTTATACTGATAGTTTTATGTCTGTTTTAGGATAGTTCTGTTTGCCTGTTCATTTATCGTCGTTCAAGATTTGCTTTGTTGGATTCTGCATGACGCTTTGTTATTCCGATCCCAACAGGTACTGAATTTTGCAGGGAGTTATTTCAGTGGTCCAATTCCTTCTGAGTATGGCTCATTCAAGAATCTTGATTTCATTCACTTAGCTGGAAATTCTCTGAGTGGTAAAATACCACCAGAATTAGGGATGCTGAAAACAGTAATTCATATGGAGattggttataatttatatGAAGGAACCATACCTTGGGAACTTGGGAATATGAGTAAGATTCAGTATCTTGATATTGCTAGTGCAAATTTATCTGGTTCAATACCAAAAGAGCTGACTAATTTGACCAATCTTGAGTCACTTTTTTTGTTTAGAAATCAGCTTAGTGGTAAAATTCCATGGGAGTTTGGAAACATCATATCTTTATCAAGTTTGGATCTTTCTGATAATTATCTTTCAGGCCCAATCCCTGAGAGTTTCTCCGAGTTGAAAAATCTAAAGTTGCTTAGTGTTATGTACAATGACTTAAGTGGAACTGTTCCTGAAGGAATTGCAAAGCTTCCACAGCTTGATACACTTCTTTTATGGGACAATTGGTTTAAAGGTTCACTCCCAAAAGATTTGGGCAAATATTCAAAGCTGAAATATGTTGATGTTTCGACAAACTATTTTGTAGGTAGCATTCCACCAAGTATATGTTCAGGTGGGATGTTACAAAGGTTGATCCTTTTTTCGAATAATTTCACTGGTGGACTCTCTCCATCACTTTCCAATTGTTCCTCTCTTGTTCGGATCCGTATCGAAGACAATTTATTCTCAGGTGATATCTCTTTGAACTTTGGCAAGTTTCCTGATTTGTCATATGTTGATATGTCTAGAAATAGGTTCACTGGAGGGATTCCTACTGATATTTCCTTAGCTTCCAAGCTTGAGTACTTCAATGTGTCTAATAATCCAAATCTTGGAGGCGTAATCTCGGAGAAGACATTGTCTTTGTACGCACTACAGAATTTCTCAGCTACAAATTGTAGCATTTCAGGGGATTTTCCTCCTTTTGGACCTTGCAAATCTTTACTGGTTCTTGAATTGAGTATGAACAATGTTTCCGGGATTCTCCCTCAAAGCATAAGCAACTGCCAAAATCTTCTGAGCTTAGACTTGGCCAACAACAATTTAAGTGGTGAAATACCTGTTGGACTTGCTAGCCTTCCTGATATTAGTGTTGTAGACCTGTCACACAATAGTTTTAGCGGTTCTATTCCGGCCAAGTTCGGAAGTTCTTCCAGCTTACAACTTCTTAATGTGTCATTCAACGATCTCTCGGGTTTGATTCCTTTTGATAAGAGTTTTAAGGTGATGGATAGTAGTGCCTTCTGGGGTAATCCTAAGCTCTGTGGAACACAGTTGAGGCCTTGTCGTGGACCGAATGGACTAGAGTTAGGAAGCAGAAAGACGCAAAAGCTGGCATGGGTTTTCATAACCTGTGGTATCATAGTGTTGGCTATTACAGCTGCATTTTTCGGAGTACTTTATTTCAGAAGAAGAGGTCAAGGGCAGTGGAAAATGGTTTCTTTTAGTGGATTTCCTCGGTTTACAGCAAATGATGTTTTGAGGAGCTTCAATTCTATCGAAGAAACCACGGATATGGTGCCACCCTTCGCTGGTTCTGATTGCAAAGCTGTTCTGCCAACAGGAATTACCGTCTTGGTGAAGAAGATCGAATGGAGGACAGAGAGAATGAAGGCTATGCTGGACTTGATATCGAGGATGGGCAATGCAAGGCACAAGAATTTGACCAGATTGTTGGGATGTTGCTACAATAAGCGTATGGCTTACATGTTGTGTGACTACTTGCCTAATGGAAATCTGGCCGAAAGGATCAGGACGAAGAGAGATTGGGTGACCAAGCATAAAATCATTGTGGCAATTGCTAAGGGACTGTATTTCCTGCATCATGAGTGCTACCCAGCGATACCTCATGGGGATTTGAAGACAAATAACATTATGTTTGATGAAAACATGGAACCTCATTTGACTGAATTCGGTGTTAGATTCTTGATACAATTAAATAATGGTCCGTCGGTAGCACGAGTTGGAAATGAATCAGGTATGCACTTATACTTTCTAGTAGAAGATGTAGTTTGCATTAATGTTCGTTAAATACTCAGATAGAAGCGATcttagaagaaggaaaaaaaaggcAGCTCGGTGCACAAAACATTCTAAACATGTGACCAGACAACTTTACCGTTGCTCGAAGGCTCCCTTTCATCTAATTGAAGTGTTTAATAATCTTAATTTGACTAACATAAGTTAATAGCCGTAATTCCAGATCACTGGTTGTAAATCTTGTTTAATTCTGTCTTACAGGTGAAATCGAGCAAGCTATAAAGGAAGAACTTTATAGGGACATATACAACTTTGGTGAGCTCATTCTGGAAATCTTAACCAACGGGAAGCTGTCAAATGCAGCGACGAGCATTAAGAACACCTCCAAAGATGTTCTTTTGAGAGAGGTTTTGGATGAGAATGATGTTGCTCCATCGAGCTCGGTCCAAGAAGAAATAGAACTGGTTCTTGAAGTTGCTTCACTTTGCACCAGAGTTAGACCTTCAGATAGGCCATCAATAGAAGATGCACTAAAGCTTGTTACTTGTTTGAAGAAACAAGGGTAATGATGTTCTTAAACTAGAATGCCAATATTTAGACATGATTAGAAATTCTGAAGCACAAAATATGTTGTAAAAGTCTTTTATTTCAATTGCTTTTTGTTACTTCATCTAGTCAAGAAGTTGATGCCTTTTCTTTTGTCAGGAATAGAATGTTTTTTTATGTAAAGTAGAGGAATGTAAGTAAGTTCTATCCTCAGCAATATAAGGGTTGttattctatcttttttattttttagatgttTTCAAACCATTGTTCAACTTTATTCTTGAGAATGAAATACTATTATAAAGTAACTATTCCCATATTCATGTGCTACTTTATGCTACCGCGTCACTAAGAGTTATCTGGATTTTGGTGGGATGATTGAGATTTTTTCATCCTCATCAGAGGTCTCGGATTCAAGCCTTTGAGGATAGAAGTCTCGGATTCAAGCCTTTGAGGATAGAAAAAAATCTAATCGTATCATgtaggaaataaaaaaaataattatccttTAATTGTTGTCCTATCATGTctcaaatttgatttaaaaataattttaaaattatattaatgatCAAACacaagtttaatttttaaatacttcTTCCATTGGTTTAGTAAAAGTTTTATTTCAGATAGAAAAATCAACTTGTTTGGTTGATAGGATTCTAAACATTGTATAaagttatttatgtattaatttagATAGAAAAATCAACTTGTTTGGTTGATAGGATTCTAAACATCGTATAaagttatttatgtattaatttaatatacgATGTTTGGTTTTGTTTTTTGAATTAGGAGGAAATcgataaaaataatgtattagcatgatgaaaatgatgCTTAATACATCTTCCTCCATACACATGCCCATTAGAAGATCTTTATGTAccataaaattacaattttcatCTCCTAATTAAAAAGTATTATTGTCTTCACTCTTTTCACCACTGCATTACCCTTATTAAGTTAGGATTCAAATTCTAAAATCGAATTAAACAATTCAAGAATATACCCTCGTTAAGCACACGGAATGTGTAGCTCGATTTAATTTGAGCCCCCACCCCAACCCCTCCAAGCTTAAAAAACTTCATAAATTTCACTTTTCATTTTCAAGTGCAAAATCCTACCATCATTTGCTGCATAGGTCTGCGAGTTTAGTttaaataaattacattaaaaaccAATTCTACATATCCTGCTGAAATTGCAGAAAAAGTTTACAGCATTCCGGTGCagtcacaaataaaatatattagatTGCTCAAAATAACTCAAACCAGACACAGAGTGCATGTGTGCATACCTACACCTTTTACACTTGCAGTTCACTAATGTATAGAGATGTTGAGAGGCAGTATTTAAATCCACAATTCAAATATTCCTGCTTGATTTCCTTAAGGGCATCAAATTATATGATATAAACTCTTTAGGCTTTTCGAACAACGACTCTCCGTTCTCGTTTGTACTCCACTTCATCCCTTTGATGCATAATTATCAGTGCTCTTCTTACCTGACAATGTTTAGCACTTGCATCAGCACAAGGTCTAAAGAGTAATGTATCAATGAATAAATCTAGACTTCTACTAGTTTACTACCAAAAGAGTAATCAGATAGGCACTaacaataatcaaattaatGGAGCAAACAAGGGAATATATTATGAGAAAGGCATATATGTAAAACATTGAAAGGACGACTCTTACAATTGATTCATTCAAGCCCATCCTGGTCAGTTCATCAACTAGTCGTCTCTCTGATATATGGCTACCAATACCCATTCTTCTCTTAATTTGGGTTTCGGCTTGCTATTCATCCACAAAAATTAACACTGTTAGATTCTGTGGTTGGAAGGATGTAAAGCTGGGAAAGTTAATGCGAGTATTGGTTGCACCAGAGACAAACCTTTATCTCATttgccatctcaggagtaaggTTTATGTGTTGATTGATTCCGGATCGTGCTGCATCCATTGTAGAAGTGTTGAAGAGCCTAATTGCTTCTGAAACGTGATCTTCATTTGCAACTTGGGAGCTAAAATCATGATAAGAAAGAGCTGATTATTGATTAAAAGACTGCTAGTATAGGAGCTGAAAGAAAGAATAAAGATAACAGTGAAAGAAACACATGGAAAAGGGACTTTTCCTAAACAACTTAAACGCATAGTTAATAAAGCAGGATGATAAACTTCGAAGCATTTGATTCTAAACAAGCGACAATGATGCAACTTATAGTTGTGGCTACTTACAGTCTCATTCTTGCCAGAGCTTCACTCAACCTCACTATGGCCTCTAGTTGCCGCACAGTAATTGGTATTGCTGCTGCCTCTCCAGTTTCATTTGATTGCCGCCTCATATCCTGAAGCAGACAACAGAAGAAACAAATATCATTGAGAGATGTACAACATTTTCATAATCAAGAAATGTTCTTGGATGTCTTATTCTGGACAATCGCCATAGTTAGCCTGCTGATATAATTACCTGCCTAATTTTGACATAACTTTCTTGTAACATTGAGGCTGCAGAATCTGATAGTCGCGGATGGCAATTGGTC
Proteins encoded in this window:
- the LOC101256010 gene encoding leucine-rich repeat receptor-like protein kinase TDR, with the protein product MQVPMGIKLFQPLYITTTFLIFLSLIVVFPVLAVDPFTQGLLSLKTEVLDNSNSLKDWILPSASTDKIYACSWSGVKCNENSSLIIGLDLSVKNLGGILSENQFSVFSDLVELNLSHNSFSEKLPVGIFKLSNLRSLDISRNNFSGHFPSGISNLHSLVILDAFSNSFSGPLPKDASQIESLKVLNFAGSYFSGPIPSEYGSFKNLDFIHLAGNSLSGKIPPELGMLKTVIHMEIGYNLYEGTIPWELGNMSKIQYLDIASANLSGSIPKELTNLTNLESLFLFRNQLSGKIPWEFGNIISLSSLDLSDNYLSGPIPESFSELKNLKLLSVMYNDLSGTVPEGIAKLPQLDTLLLWDNWFKGSLPKDLGKYSKLKYVDVSTNYFVGSIPPSICSGGMLQRLILFSNNFTGGLSPSLSNCSSLVRIRIEDNLFSGDISLNFGKFPDLSYVDMSRNRFTGGIPTDISLASKLEYFNVSNNPNLGGVISEKTLSLYALQNFSATNCSISGDFPPFGPCKSLLVLELSMNNVSGILPQSISNCQNLLSLDLANNNLSGEIPVGLASLPDISVVDLSHNSFSGSIPAKFGSSSSLQLLNVSFNDLSGLIPFDKSFKVMDSSAFWGNPKLCGTQLRPCRGPNGLELGSRKTQKLAWVFITCGIIVLAITAAFFGVLYFRRRGQGQWKMVSFSGFPRFTANDVLRSFNSIEETTDMVPPFAGSDCKAVLPTGITVLVKKIEWRTERMKAMLDLISRMGNARHKNLTRLLGCCYNKRMAYMLCDYLPNGNLAERIRTKRDWVTKHKIIVAIAKGLYFLHHECYPAIPHGDLKTNNIMFDENMEPHLTEFGVRFLIQLNNGPSVARVGNESGEIEQAIKEELYRDIYNFGELILEILTNGKLSNAATSIKNTSKDVLLREVLDENDVAPSSSVQEEIELVLEVASLCTRVRPSDRPSIEDALKLVTCLKKQG